From a region of the Streptomyces sp. B21-083 genome:
- a CDS encoding glycoside hydrolase family 2 TIM barrel-domain containing protein, with protein MSSRTTAVSTSTPTDYVEDVSPGRGALPPRAWYASSDAGSLSLNGSWSFRLSSTADGADDSFAEPGYDAGDWAEVTVPGHWVLQGEGKFGSPIYTNVRYPFPVDPPRVPTENPTGDHLHVFDLPSDWPDLSDGGAVLRFDGVESCARVWLNGTDIGEFKGSRLAHEFAVGQLLKPGGNVLAVRVHQWSAGSYLEDQDQWWLPGIFRDVTLLHRPAASVLDFFTHSGYDHTTGEGTLLVESDVDGRVTVPELDIDVRTGEPVTVAVEPWTAETPRLYDGVLVTAGERVPLRIGFRTVELADGLIKVNGKAVLFKGVNRHEWHPEKGRSLDLETMRADVLLMKRHNVNAVRTSHYPPHPAFLDLCDEYGLWVIDECDLETHGFTEQNWRDNPVDDDRWTPALLDRASRMVERDKNHPSVVIWSLGNEAGTGRGLTAMAEWIHGRDSSRLVHYEGDWDCRDTDMYSRMYADHAETERIGQRLDGGTEKRRGLPFILCEYGHAMGNGPGGIADYQRIFEAHDRVQGGFIWEWIDHGVKDERFGYAYGGDFGEELHDGNFVCDGLIFPDRTPSPGLVEYKKVIEPVRIGGDGTAGTVRVTNAYDFADLSALTFEWSYDVDGTAVETGTLEVPALAPGESADVKLPAPPADARSGAESQWTVRALLAEESVWGAKGHLVAWGQLPVHARTLVNVAASERPAESRFVRLSVGDEPSARAEWDGIMLGPAVFSPSTGALKSINGVDVIGPKLDVWRAPTDNDDGAAWQPDERYGMLWRQLGLHRMQRRLDAVELAEDSLTVRTRVAPAAAEVGLNTEYRWTSDGDRLKLTVSVVPEGEWTLPLPRLGIRLGLSAADRVTWFGGGPGEGYPDTKSASMLGRWESTVDDLQTPYLRPQENGARADVRWAELGGLRIDGDPEFWFTARRWTSEQLDAADHLTDLTPGDTVWVNLDNGQQGIGSQSCGPGALPQYLLRAAPTKFTFVFTAIE; from the coding sequence ATGTCCTCCCGCACCACGGCCGTGTCCACGTCGACGCCGACCGACTACGTCGAAGACGTCTCACCCGGCCGCGGGGCACTTCCGCCCCGCGCCTGGTACGCGTCCTCGGACGCCGGATCGCTGTCCCTGAACGGCAGCTGGAGTTTCCGGCTGTCGTCGACCGCCGACGGAGCGGACGACTCGTTCGCCGAGCCGGGATACGACGCCGGGGACTGGGCCGAGGTGACGGTCCCCGGTCACTGGGTCCTCCAGGGCGAGGGAAAGTTCGGTTCGCCGATCTACACCAACGTCCGCTACCCGTTCCCGGTGGACCCGCCGCGGGTGCCGACGGAGAACCCGACCGGCGACCACCTGCACGTCTTCGACCTGCCGTCCGACTGGCCCGACCTGTCGGACGGCGGGGCCGTGCTCCGCTTCGACGGCGTCGAGTCGTGCGCCCGGGTGTGGCTGAACGGCACGGACATCGGTGAGTTCAAGGGCTCGCGGCTGGCGCACGAGTTCGCCGTCGGCCAGCTGCTGAAGCCCGGCGGCAACGTCCTCGCCGTCCGCGTCCACCAGTGGTCGGCGGGCTCCTATCTGGAGGACCAGGACCAGTGGTGGCTGCCGGGCATCTTCCGTGACGTGACGCTGCTGCACCGTCCGGCGGCTAGCGTCCTCGACTTCTTCACGCACTCCGGTTACGACCACACCACCGGTGAGGGCACGCTCCTCGTCGAGTCCGACGTCGACGGGCGGGTCACCGTCCCCGAGCTGGACATCGATGTCAGGACCGGCGAGCCGGTGACGGTCGCGGTCGAGCCGTGGACCGCCGAGACACCCCGACTCTACGACGGTGTCCTGGTCACGGCGGGTGAGCGGGTGCCGTTGCGCATCGGCTTCCGGACCGTCGAACTGGCCGACGGGCTCATCAAGGTCAACGGCAAGGCCGTCCTCTTCAAGGGCGTCAACCGGCACGAGTGGCACCCCGAGAAGGGCCGCTCCCTCGACCTGGAGACCATGCGGGCCGACGTGCTGCTGATGAAACGGCACAACGTCAACGCCGTCCGCACCTCGCACTACCCGCCGCACCCGGCCTTCCTCGACCTGTGCGACGAGTACGGCCTGTGGGTCATCGACGAGTGCGACCTGGAGACCCACGGCTTCACCGAGCAGAACTGGCGCGACAATCCCGTCGACGACGACCGCTGGACCCCGGCCCTCCTGGACCGCGCCTCCCGGATGGTCGAGCGCGACAAGAACCATCCGTCGGTCGTCATCTGGTCGCTGGGCAACGAGGCCGGCACCGGACGCGGACTGACCGCCATGGCCGAGTGGATCCACGGCCGCGACAGCTCCCGGCTCGTGCACTACGAAGGTGACTGGGACTGCCGCGACACGGACATGTACTCCCGTATGTACGCCGACCACGCGGAGACCGAGCGCATCGGCCAGAGGCTGGACGGCGGCACCGAGAAGCGGCGCGGACTCCCCTTCATCCTCTGCGAGTACGGCCACGCCATGGGCAACGGCCCCGGCGGCATCGCCGACTACCAGCGGATCTTCGAGGCCCACGACCGCGTCCAGGGCGGCTTCATCTGGGAGTGGATCGACCACGGCGTCAAGGACGAGCGGTTCGGCTACGCGTACGGCGGTGACTTCGGCGAGGAGCTGCACGACGGCAACTTCGTCTGCGACGGGCTGATCTTCCCGGACCGCACGCCGTCACCGGGACTCGTCGAGTACAAGAAGGTCATCGAGCCGGTCCGGATCGGGGGCGACGGCACGGCCGGGACCGTGCGCGTGACCAACGCGTACGACTTCGCCGACCTGTCCGCGCTCACCTTCGAGTGGTCGTACGACGTCGACGGCACGGCGGTCGAGACGGGCACCCTGGAGGTGCCCGCCCTCGCCCCCGGTGAGTCGGCGGACGTGAAGCTGCCCGCGCCGCCCGCCGACGCGCGGAGCGGTGCGGAGTCGCAGTGGACGGTACGGGCGCTGCTGGCGGAGGAATCGGTCTGGGGCGCGAAGGGGCATCTGGTGGCCTGGGGCCAACTCCCGGTCCACGCACGCACCTTGGTGAACGTCGCCGCGAGCGAGCGGCCCGCCGAGTCCAGGTTCGTGCGGCTCAGCGTCGGGGACGAGCCTTCCGCCCGCGCCGAGTGGGACGGCATCATGCTCGGTCCTGCCGTCTTCAGCCCCTCGACCGGCGCACTGAAGTCGATCAACGGGGTCGATGTCATCGGCCCGAAACTGGACGTGTGGCGGGCGCCCACCGACAACGACGACGGCGCCGCCTGGCAGCCGGACGAGCGCTACGGCATGCTCTGGCGACAGTTGGGCCTGCACCGGATGCAACGCCGCCTGGACGCCGTCGAGTTGGCCGAGGACTCGCTGACCGTACGGACCCGGGTGGCGCCCGCCGCGGCCGAGGTGGGCCTGAACACGGAGTACCGCTGGACGTCCGACGGCGACCGGCTGAAGCTGACCGTGTCCGTCGTCCCGGAGGGCGAGTGGACGCTGCCGCTGCCGCGGCTCGGGATCCGGCTGGGGCTGTCGGCCGCGGACCGGGTCACCTGGTTCGGCGGCGGGCCCGGCGAAGGGTACCCGGACACCAAGTCGGCCTCCATGCTGGGCCGTTGGGAGTCCACCGTGGACGACCTCCAGACCCCCTACCTCCGCCCGCAGGAGAACGGCGCCCGCGCCGACGTCCGCTGGGCGGAGCTCGGCGGGCTGCGCATCGACGGCGACCCGGAGTTCTGGTTCACGGCCCGCCGCTGGACGAGCGAACAGCTCGACGCGGCCGACCACCTCACCGACCTGACACCCGGCGACACTGTGTGGGTCAACCTCGACAACGGGCAGCAGGGCATCGGTTCACAGTCCTGCGGGCCTGGCGCTCTGCCGCAGTACCTGCTCCGGGCGGCGCCCACGAAATTCACTTTCGTGTTCACCGCCATCGAGTAA
- a CDS encoding ABC transporter ATP-binding protein, which yields MSGNIEVRGLSRTFHTTVRRPGFTGALRSLVQPERVSKDAVSDITFDVAPGELLALLGPNGAGKSTTIKMLTGILTPTSGEARVAGVVPYLDRERNARNIGAVFGQRTQLWWDLPVRESFSILRDIYEIPKAEHAVRLQEFDDLLELSTFWDTRVRHLSLGQRVRCDLAAALLHDPRVVFLDEPTIGMDVVVKEQVREFLRHQVEERGRTVLLTTHDMTEVERLAERVVLVNHGRLVLDGTLDEIKKRFGSTWQVRATLSDPHAEVEALPGIALLRREGPQVVFGPDGPAAPTVHQALKRVIERYEVTDIALDEADLEDVMRAAYVQAEIPESRGGG from the coding sequence TTGAGCGGCAATATCGAGGTCCGGGGCCTGTCCCGGACCTTCCACACCACAGTGCGGCGTCCCGGTTTCACCGGGGCGCTGCGCTCCCTCGTCCAGCCGGAGCGCGTCTCGAAGGACGCCGTCTCCGACATCACCTTCGACGTGGCGCCGGGCGAACTCCTCGCCCTTCTCGGGCCGAACGGCGCCGGCAAGTCGACGACCATCAAGATGCTCACCGGCATCCTCACCCCCACCTCCGGCGAGGCACGCGTCGCCGGGGTGGTGCCCTACCTGGACCGCGAGCGCAACGCCCGCAACATCGGGGCGGTGTTCGGCCAGCGCACCCAGCTCTGGTGGGACCTGCCGGTGCGCGAGTCGTTCTCGATCCTGCGGGACATCTACGAGATACCGAAGGCCGAACACGCCGTACGGCTGCAGGAGTTCGACGACCTGCTGGAGCTGTCCACGTTCTGGGACACCCGCGTACGGCATCTGTCGCTGGGCCAGCGGGTGCGCTGCGACCTGGCGGCGGCGCTGCTGCACGATCCGCGGGTGGTGTTCCTCGACGAGCCCACCATCGGCATGGACGTGGTCGTGAAGGAGCAGGTGCGGGAGTTCCTGCGCCACCAGGTCGAGGAGCGCGGCCGGACCGTGCTGCTGACCACCCACGACATGACGGAGGTCGAGCGGCTCGCCGAGCGGGTCGTCCTCGTCAACCACGGCCGGCTCGTGCTGGACGGCACGCTGGACGAGATCAAGAAGAGGTTCGGCTCCACCTGGCAGGTCCGGGCCACCCTGTCGGACCCGCACGCGGAGGTCGAGGCCCTCCCGGGCATCGCGCTGCTCCGGCGCGAAGGCCCCCAGGTGGTCTTCGGCCCCGACGGTCCGGCCGCCCCCACGGTCCACCAGGCGCTCAAGCGGGTCATCGAGCGGTACGAGGTGACGGACATCGCCCTCGACGAGGCCGACCTGGAGGACGTGATGCGCGCCGCCTACGTCCAGGCCGAGATACCCGAGTCACGCGGGGGCGGCTGA
- a CDS encoding carbohydrate ABC transporter permease, translating to MTTTAPEIGQKKPVKVRRGGVMGNTGLYIATGVAGLLFLLPFYLIVRNSLMTDPEITGESWKWFPTDIQWSNITEPFDDVTVDFAQSMWNSVVVAVLNTVGILFICSLAGYGLARIPYKHANKVFYIVLTTLMVPTAVTFVPSFVLVSSFGWVDSYQGLIVPGLFSGFTCFLFRQYFLGFPKELEEAARVDGLGYWGAYWRVVVPNSLNFFAAIATITFINGWNAFLWPLVIGQDPSAWTVQVALSSYMTNQTVNYHLIFMATAISILPLLFVFLFLQRWLVQGIAQTGIKG from the coding sequence GTGACCACCACAGCACCCGAGATCGGGCAGAAGAAGCCGGTCAAGGTCAGGCGCGGCGGCGTCATGGGCAACACCGGTCTGTACATCGCGACCGGAGTCGCCGGCCTCCTCTTCCTGCTCCCCTTCTACCTGATCGTCCGCAACTCCCTGATGACGGACCCGGAGATCACCGGCGAGAGCTGGAAGTGGTTCCCCACCGACATCCAGTGGAGCAACATCACCGAGCCGTTCGACGACGTCACCGTGGACTTCGCCCAGTCCATGTGGAACTCCGTCGTCGTCGCCGTCCTGAACACCGTGGGCATTCTCTTCATCTGCTCGCTCGCCGGGTACGGGCTCGCGCGGATCCCCTACAAGCACGCCAACAAGGTGTTCTACATCGTCCTGACCACCCTGATGGTCCCGACCGCCGTGACCTTCGTGCCCAGCTTCGTCCTGGTCTCGTCCTTCGGCTGGGTGGACAGTTACCAAGGTCTCATCGTCCCGGGCCTCTTCAGCGGTTTCACCTGCTTCCTCTTTCGGCAGTACTTCCTGGGGTTCCCGAAGGAGCTGGAGGAGGCGGCGCGCGTGGACGGGCTCGGCTATTGGGGTGCGTACTGGCGTGTCGTCGTACCCAACTCGCTGAACTTCTTCGCGGCGATCGCCACGATCACCTTCATCAACGGCTGGAACGCCTTCCTGTGGCCACTGGTCATCGGCCAGGACCCGAGCGCCTGGACGGTGCAGGTGGCACTCTCGTCGTACATGACGAATCAGACGGTCAACTACCACCTGATCTTCATGGCGACCGCCATTTCCATCCTGCCCCTGCTGTTCGTGTTCCTCTTCCTCCAGCGCTGGCTGGTGCAGGGGATCGCACAGACGGGCATCAAGGGCTGA
- a CDS encoding ABC transporter permease yields MNGVRIAWRITRLNFRAQLEYRSEFLMMIAIGAVWQVSVIVFATVLLTRFAGMGGWDSSEVLLIPATRMLAHGIFVLFLGRMHGIGRSIQEGAIDTYLVRPMPVFRQVQLSVFPTNAIGDLTVAAGLMAGALSRSDLDWTAGRITYLVVCVLGGMLLEAALFTAVACASLRFPAADYWGRWLEELLGTFGSYPLNVLPKAVSGFLTFGLPLAFVAYFPAAVLTGHGHDTGVPYWLAAASPLLGVVAFLGARLLWRWSLGHYTGVNG; encoded by the coding sequence GTGAACGGCGTACGTATCGCGTGGCGCATCACGCGCCTCAACTTCCGTGCCCAGCTGGAGTACCGCTCCGAGTTCCTGATGATGATCGCCATCGGCGCCGTCTGGCAGGTGTCGGTGATCGTGTTCGCGACGGTGCTGCTGACCCGGTTCGCCGGGATGGGCGGCTGGGACAGCTCGGAGGTGCTGCTGATCCCGGCGACCCGGATGCTGGCCCACGGCATCTTCGTGCTGTTCCTCGGGCGGATGCACGGCATCGGCCGGAGCATCCAGGAGGGGGCGATCGACACCTATCTGGTCCGTCCGATGCCGGTGTTCCGCCAGGTCCAGCTGTCCGTCTTCCCCACCAACGCCATCGGCGACCTGACGGTGGCCGCGGGTCTGATGGCGGGCGCGCTCTCCCGCAGCGACCTGGACTGGACGGCGGGCCGCATCACGTACCTGGTGGTCTGCGTCCTCGGCGGAATGCTCCTGGAGGCGGCCCTGTTCACGGCAGTGGCCTGCGCCTCGCTGCGTTTCCCCGCCGCCGACTACTGGGGGCGCTGGCTGGAGGAACTGCTCGGCACGTTCGGCAGCTATCCGCTCAACGTGCTGCCGAAGGCGGTGAGCGGGTTCCTCACCTTCGGTCTGCCGCTCGCGTTCGTCGCGTACTTCCCGGCGGCGGTACTGACCGGCCACGGACACGACACGGGCGTGCCGTACTGGCTGGCGGCGGCCTCGCCGCTGCTGGGGGTGGTGGCGTTCCTGGGGGCGCGGCTGCTGTGGCGGTGGAGCCTCGGGCACTACACGGGCGTGAACGGCTGA
- a CDS encoding ABC transporter substrate-binding protein, whose translation MSALSNSNWDRRNVLRAAMGLAAAGGLTACGGNNGRSGGGSGDSLVQYFHAYGEAGTEQAIKKYAKAYKGANVSTQWITGSNFEQKLFAALLTKNAPDVFEFHPQIQLIKSGQVADLSDIINPVKDDFNQADITSHTVDGKIYGVRMIDDPQFFFYRPSLFAKAKVEVPTTLEELIEVSAKLKTNKIKGAYLGNDLTPVQSNLIWSAGADTLTADNKPAFNTDGVAEGLKQLRTLFTSGNLLLGAPTDWWDPSAFIQGLTAIQWCGMWAMPAMQQALGDDIGIFPFPKVGSAGKQSVTNGGWSMFVNAKGKNVEAAKEYVKWLWIDQKEYQEDWATSYGFHIPPRTSIAQTATKLKTGLPAEGVKLFNEFGHFDNIGWTQAMISSVNDVMANCVRKNDDPKAQLDACEKKVDTELKKLFG comes from the coding sequence ATGTCGGCATTGAGCAACAGCAACTGGGACCGCCGGAACGTTCTGCGGGCCGCCATGGGCCTGGCCGCAGCCGGCGGACTGACCGCGTGCGGCGGGAACAACGGCCGCAGCGGCGGGGGGTCGGGCGACTCGCTCGTCCAGTACTTCCACGCGTACGGCGAGGCCGGCACCGAGCAGGCCATCAAGAAGTACGCCAAGGCCTACAAGGGCGCCAACGTGTCCACGCAGTGGATCACCGGCTCCAACTTCGAACAGAAGCTGTTCGCCGCGCTGCTCACCAAGAACGCACCCGACGTCTTCGAGTTCCACCCGCAGATCCAGCTCATCAAGAGCGGCCAGGTGGCGGACCTGTCGGACATCATCAACCCGGTCAAGGACGACTTCAACCAGGCCGACATCACGTCCCACACGGTCGACGGCAAGATATACGGCGTCCGGATGATCGACGACCCACAGTTCTTCTTCTACCGACCCTCGCTCTTCGCGAAGGCCAAGGTCGAGGTGCCGACCACGCTGGAGGAGCTGATCGAGGTCTCCGCCAAGCTGAAGACCAACAAGATCAAGGGCGCCTACCTCGGCAACGACCTCACCCCGGTCCAGAGCAACCTGATCTGGTCGGCCGGCGCCGACACCCTCACCGCGGACAACAAGCCCGCCTTCAACACGGACGGCGTCGCGGAGGGACTGAAGCAGCTGCGGACCCTGTTCACCAGCGGCAACCTGCTGCTCGGCGCCCCCACCGACTGGTGGGACCCCTCGGCCTTCATCCAGGGCCTGACGGCGATCCAGTGGTGCGGCATGTGGGCCATGCCGGCCATGCAGCAGGCGCTCGGCGACGACATCGGCATCTTCCCCTTCCCGAAGGTCGGATCCGCCGGCAAGCAGTCGGTCACCAACGGCGGCTGGTCGATGTTCGTCAACGCCAAGGGCAAGAACGTCGAGGCGGCCAAGGAATACGTGAAGTGGCTGTGGATCGACCAGAAGGAGTACCAGGAGGACTGGGCCACCTCCTACGGCTTCCACATCCCGCCGCGCACCTCGATCGCCCAGACCGCCACCAAGCTCAAGACCGGCCTGCCGGCCGAAGGCGTCAAGCTGTTCAACGAGTTCGGCCACTTCGACAACATCGGCTGGACCCAGGCCATGATCTCGTCGGTCAACGACGTGATGGCCAACTGCGTACGCAAGAACGACGACCCGAAGGCCCAGCTCGACGCCTGCGAGAAGAAGGTCGACACCGAACTCAAGAAGCTCTTCGGATAG
- a CDS encoding carbohydrate ABC transporter permease — translation MSTTTTRGVAQPASAKVSKDRPRRGLRASSTFNFWLFTAPFLIGLIVFVFVPIGWSIYLSFFEARFTVTPSDFVGFENYKQVLTDVDFLNSLVTFSVFAAFIVPTTWAFSLGLALLVNRLRFMRAFFRSVFFLPTAVSYVAASLIWKMSLFNGVRFGLANTVIGWFGVDNIAWLASPDPPWYWLVIVTVRLWLQSGFYMILFIAALQNIPRELYEAASIDGAKPGWQTFRYITLPQLRATSTAVILLLLVAAYQAFDEFFNLLSKATWGQPPLVELYKMALGENQNYGAGSAGAVVLTMLICVVTLLQGKIMGFGRGEEGK, via the coding sequence ATGTCGACCACCACCACGCGCGGGGTCGCCCAGCCCGCCTCGGCCAAGGTCTCCAAAGACCGGCCGCGGCGGGGCCTGCGGGCGAGCAGCACCTTCAACTTCTGGCTCTTCACCGCGCCCTTCCTCATCGGCCTGATCGTCTTCGTCTTCGTGCCCATCGGCTGGAGCATCTATCTCAGCTTCTTCGAGGCACGCTTCACCGTCACGCCCAGCGACTTCGTCGGCTTCGAGAACTACAAGCAGGTCCTGACCGACGTCGACTTCCTGAACTCACTGGTCACGTTCAGCGTGTTCGCGGCGTTCATCGTGCCGACCACCTGGGCCTTCTCACTGGGCCTGGCACTGCTGGTGAACCGGCTGCGGTTCATGCGTGCGTTCTTCCGGTCGGTCTTCTTCCTGCCCACGGCGGTCAGCTATGTCGCCGCCTCGCTGATCTGGAAGATGTCCCTCTTCAACGGCGTCCGTTTCGGCCTCGCCAACACCGTCATCGGCTGGTTCGGCGTCGACAACATCGCCTGGCTCGCGTCCCCGGATCCGCCCTGGTACTGGCTGGTCATCGTGACCGTACGACTGTGGCTCCAGTCGGGCTTCTACATGATCCTGTTCATCGCGGCGCTGCAGAACATCCCGCGTGAGCTGTACGAGGCCGCCTCCATCGACGGCGCCAAGCCCGGCTGGCAGACCTTCCGCTACATCACGCTGCCCCAGTTGAGGGCGACGTCGACCGCGGTGATCCTGCTCCTGCTGGTCGCCGCCTACCAGGCCTTCGACGAGTTCTTCAACCTGCTCTCCAAAGCCACCTGGGGACAGCCCCCGCTGGTCGAGCTCTACAAGATGGCCCTCGGTGAGAACCAGAACTACGGCGCGGGCAGCGCGGGCGCTGTCGTGCTGACGATGCTGATCTGCGTCGTGACCCTGTTGCAGGGCAAGATCATGGGCTTCGGAAGGGGTGAGGAGGGCAAGTGA
- a CDS encoding ABC transporter permease, whose amino-acid sequence MAVLHAWRSARVTPLGELHAPPRMTAALVRLTVQVVLVASLWTGLYEQTGTTAGLTREQAVTYAVMAVLASRLRELDQYAGRDTVLQHMHFGTIVYWYLRPLPPQRYYALRALGEQLYGLAWALAGFALCLAVGVVQPPESAAVAGVFALSLLLGQLVLYYVMLVIDQLCFWTLRNGAAMLILIFAQNLLSGVYAPLWFFPDWFITLSSFLPFQATLSVPLSLYVGRVPLSDAAFQLSVQAGWIVVLALFTRFLWRRAALRVVSQGG is encoded by the coding sequence ATGGCCGTTCTGCACGCCTGGCGGTCCGCCAGGGTCACCCCGCTCGGTGAGCTGCACGCCCCGCCCCGGATGACCGCCGCCCTGGTCCGGCTGACCGTCCAGGTGGTCCTGGTCGCGTCCCTGTGGACCGGCCTGTACGAGCAGACCGGTACGACGGCCGGCCTCACCCGCGAGCAGGCGGTGACGTACGCCGTCATGGCCGTACTTGCCTCCCGGCTGCGGGAGTTGGACCAGTACGCGGGCCGGGACACCGTGCTCCAGCACATGCACTTCGGCACGATCGTGTACTGGTACCTGCGCCCGCTGCCGCCCCAGCGCTACTACGCGCTGCGGGCGCTGGGCGAGCAGTTGTACGGGCTGGCGTGGGCGCTGGCCGGGTTCGCGCTCTGTCTGGCCGTCGGGGTGGTCCAGCCCCCAGAATCGGCCGCCGTGGCCGGGGTGTTCGCGCTCAGTCTGCTGCTCGGCCAGCTGGTCCTGTACTACGTCATGCTCGTCATCGACCAGCTGTGCTTCTGGACACTGCGCAACGGCGCCGCGATGCTCATCCTGATCTTCGCGCAGAACCTGCTGTCCGGGGTGTACGCACCGCTGTGGTTCTTCCCGGACTGGTTCATCACCCTCAGCTCCTTCCTGCCCTTCCAGGCCACGCTGAGCGTACCGCTGTCGCTGTACGTGGGGCGTGTCCCGCTCTCCGACGCCGCTTTCCAGCTCTCCGTCCAGGCCGGCTGGATCGTCGTACTGGCCCTGTTCACCCGGTTTCTGTGGCGGCGGGCCGCCCTCCGAGTCGTCTCCCAGGGAGGCTGA